The proteins below come from a single Corylus avellana chromosome ca3, CavTom2PMs-1.0 genomic window:
- the LOC132173857 gene encoding 3-ketoacyl-CoA synthase 11-like, translating to MEDEKKKPNPVNYGKLAFHYLISNAMYLVLVPLIAILFSTTHLSEEGNFVHYYNHELNLVSATACIAVTVFLVALYFMCRPRQVYLLDFACYKPDKTQMCTKEFFLKRSELTGSFSEESMAFQRKIMERSGYGQKTYGSKSLMEIPGIMSVEEARKEAEMLIFGAVDELLAKTRVNVKDIGILIVNSSLFNPTPSLSAMVVHRYKLRGNVLSYSLGGMGCSAGLISLDLAKRLLQVEPNTYALIVSMEGMNLNWYGGNNRSMLITNCLFRLGAAAILLTNRVSDRGRSKYQLVHSLRTHMGADDKCYNCVLQKEDPEKRLGVQISKDLLSAAGEALKTHITTLGPLVLPISEQLLFLLNLVGRKVFNMKIQKYVPDFKMAFEHFCIHAGGRAVLDELEKNLGLTESHMEPSRMTLYRFGNTSSSSSWYVLAYCEAAGRIKRGDRVWQIAFGSGFKCNSAVWRALRTVDPAKDEHNPWTDEIDEFPVPVPDVASIVY from the exons ATGGAGGACGAGAAGAAGAAACCAAACCCAGTAAACTACGGGAAGCTTGCTTTCCACTACCTAATCTCCAATGCCATGTATCTCGTTCTTGTCCCTCTTATCGCCATACTTTTTTCCACTACTCATCTCTCTGAAGAGGGTAATTTCGTCCATTATTACAACCATGAGCTCAACCTCGTATCAGCAACTGCATGCATTGCAGTTACTGTCTTCCTCGTAGCCCTCTACTTCATGTGTCGGCCAAGACAAGTTTACTTGTTGGATTTCGCATGTTACAAGCCCGACAAAACTCAAATGTGCACCAAGGAGTTTTTCTTGAAGAGATCTGAGCTCACCGGGAGTTTCTCGGAGGAAAGCATGGCGTTTCAGAGGAAGATAATGGAGAGGTCAGGGTATGGGCAGAAGACGTACGGATCAAAGTCTTTGATGGAGATCCCGGGGATAATGAGCGTGGAGGAAGCTAGGAAGGAGGCGGAGATGCTGATTTTTGGAGCTGTCGATGAGTTGCTAGCGAAAACGAGGGTGAATGTTAAGGATATAGGGATTCTTATTGTGAATTCTAGCTTGTTTAATCCGACGCCATCTTTGTCTGCCATGGTTGTGCACCGCTACAAGCTCAGAGGGAATGTTTTGAGCTATAGCCTTGGTGGGATGGGCTGCAGTGCTGGACTTATTTCCCTTGACCTCGCCAAACGCTTGTTACAG GTGGAGCCGAACACCTACGCACTTATAGTGAGCATGGAAGGGATGAATCTCAACTGGTATGGCGGCAACAACCGCTCAATGCTCATCACAAACTGCCTCTTCCGCTTGGGTGCAGCGGCGATCCTCTTAACAAACCGAGTATCCGATCGCGGGCGTTCAAAGTACCAGCTCGTTCACTCTCTACGCACCCACATGGGCGCAGACGACAAATGTTACAATTGTGTGTTGCAGAAAGAAGACCCAGAAAAACGACTCGGCGTCCAAATCTCCAAAGACCTCTTGTCGGCGGCCGGCGAAGCCCTCAAAACCCACATCACAACACTGGGGCCCTTAGTCCTGCCCATATCTGAACAACTCTTATTTCTTCTGAATTTAGTTGGGAGAAAAGTatttaatatgaaaatacaaaaatatgtGCCGGATTTTAAGATGGCTTTCGAACATTTTTGCATACATGCCGGTGGGAGGGCGGTGCTGGACGAGTTAGAGAAGAATCTTGGACTCACTGAGTCGCATATGGAGCCCTCGAGGATGACTCTTTACAGGTTCGGGAACACTTCAAGTAGCTCTTCGTGGTATGTGTTGGCTTACTGTGAGGCCGCCGGGAGGATCAAGAGAGGTGATCGGGTGTGGCAGATTGCATTTGGGTCTGGATTCAAGTGCAACAGTGCTGTGTGGCGAGCATTGCGAACCGTTGATCCGGCAAAGGATGAACATAATCCGTGGACGGATGAGATTGATGAGTTTCCCGTTCCTGTGCCTGACGTGGCATCCATAGTTTATTAG